From Chiloscyllium punctatum isolate Juve2018m chromosome 36, sChiPun1.3, whole genome shotgun sequence, the proteins below share one genomic window:
- the LOC140460042 gene encoding probable G-protein coupled receptor 139, protein MEIFHSCLGRSGECLISDFRFIFYILPLSVNFLLMFVLYRGKCGLSNCTTRCLLAMAASDLLFIFTEIILWRLKVLYYPGCFLDITPVCSAVYVLLRASTDCSVWFTVLFTFDRFVTICCLKMNRKYWTDKTLAVVLAATSILLCSKNVPFYFRYRPGRIFNNVPKYCFIKSSYFTDLRWRGFQWFDISLTPFIPFMLILLMNTLTVRYILVASRVRKSLMGQSKGESRKDTEMESRKKSVICLFTISISFILLWGVYIATVLYFTIKARGPWRNVYFIWTGEILRDLSCSTNTLFYAVTVPRFRDKFRNAVQQLVT, encoded by the coding sequence ATGGAGATCTTCCATAGCTGTCTGGGCAGAAGTGGAGAATGCTTGATCAGTGACTTCCGATTTATATTTTATATTCTGCCTCTTTCAGTTAATTTCCTGCTGATGTTTGTTCTCTATCGGGGAAAGTGTGGCCTCTCTAACTGCACAACCCGCTGCCTGCTGGCTATGGCAGCctcagatctactgttcattttCACTGAGATCATACTGTGGCGATTGAAAGTACTTTACTACCCAGGGTGCTTCCTGGACATCACCCCTGTGTGCAGTGCTGTCTATGTCCTGCTTCGTGCATCCAcagactgttccgtctggttcactgtccttttcacctttgatcgttttGTAACCATTTGCTGCTTGAAAATGAACAGAAAATATTGGACAGACAAAACCTTGGCTGTGGTTCTGGCTGCAACAAGCATTCTACTCTGTTCAAAGAATGTTCCCTTCTATTTTCGGTATAGACCTGGGAGGATATTTAACAATGTTCCAAAGTACTGCTTCATAAAGTCAAGTTACTTTACTGATCTAAGGTGGCGAGGGTTTCAGTGGTTTGATATCAGTTTAACGCCTTTCATCCCATTCATGTTGAttctgttgatgaacactctGACGGTCAGGTACATTTTAGTGGCCAGTCGAGTCCGCAAGAGCCTGATGGGTCAGAGCAAAGGAGAGAGTCGCaaagacacagagatggagagccgGAAGAAGTCGGTGATTTGCCTCTTCACCATATCCATCAGCTTCATACTTCTTTGGGGAGTGTACATTGCAACCGTCTTATACTTCACCATTAAAGCAAGAGGTCCTTGGAGGAACGTTTACTTTATATGGACCGGAGAAATACTTCGGGATTTaagctgcagcacaaacacattattttatgcagtgaCTGTGCCCAGGTTTCGTGATAAGTTCAGGAATGCGGTGCAGCAACTGGTCACGTAA